GATTTGAGTCGGGCTAGTTTAGTGTTCGAGACAATGCGGGTCCGTAACGTGTGGACATGGAGTGCGATGATTCATGGATTAGCTCAACACGGGCTTGCAAGACGTGCGCTTTTACTGTTCAAGAAAATGAAAGATGATTTAGTTGAACCTAATGATGTGACGTTTATTGGTGTTCTTTTTGCGTGTAGTCATGCTGGATTAGTGGAAGATGGGTGTAGATTTTTTGATGAAATGAAACATGTTTACGGGATTAAGCCTCGGTTAACACACTATGGTGCAATGGTTGATGTTTTGGGACGATCTGGTCGTCTTAATGAAGCGTACAACTTTATTATGAACATGGAGATTAAGCCTGATCCAACTGTGTGGAGAACTTTACTTAGTGCATGCAGTGTACATAATGATATCGATTTTGATGGGGTTGGGGAAAAGGTACAGAAGAGATTACTTGATTTAGAGCCAAGATGGAGTGGCAATTTGGTAATTATTGCAAATAAATATGCTGACGTGTGCAAGTGGAACGATGCAGCCCAGTTGAGAAAGATGATGAAGGTCACAGGGTTGAAAAAGATGGCTGCAGAGAGCTGCATTGAGGTGAAAGGGTCGAATTTCAGATTCTTATCGGGGTACGATTCTCAAGCTTCAAGTGTGAATATATACTTGTTAATAGATGGTTTAAGTTTAAACATGAAGAGTAGTAACATCTGTTATATATAATTTAAGTTTATTACTGTAAAAAGTAACAAACTTCTGCTCATAAATGGCTTATTATATCAACTAATGATACGTAAGTACCAACGACTGTAACAATTAAACCAATTAACACAACGAGCCCAATAAACACCAGTTCGATGCCAATTTTTCTGTAGATGCCCGAAATCTTCAAGTAGCACAAACACGGTATTGTTATTGAAGCTGTGGAACTTAATAACGCTCCCACAAGTGACATCAGATATCCGAAAGAGGGGATGGACAGGGCTACAACTACAGTGCTTATCATCAGAATTGTTCTAATTAGGAACCTATTCATCTTTATGTTGTGAGATGATTGAAACTGTGCTTCAATAGCATTGACAATTGGTGTTAGCATTAATGCATATTTAGCTATTGGAGTAATGAGAGTAGTCCATATGGCTATTCTTGAGCTAATATTGTTAGTTGGAAGGTTTAAGGTAATTTGTGACTCTAAATTTGAACCAAACATAAGGTAGCCGATAACCGCCATCAATGAGTAGGTAATTGTACAAATTGTAAAACAGACGAACAACACCTGAAATGTATAACGAGAAAAGAAATCAATTAAAAAGCAAGAAGTGTACTTTTTGATGTATAGGGTTGCAGAACTCAAAAAAACTCGTTTAGTACTCGGATAAAAGTTCAGGCCGAGTACCTGGTCAACCTCGGCCAACTGGGGTACTCAGCCAAAACTCAAGATTACTCGAAAAATCAGTTAAAATTggtgaaagtcaaacttggtcaacattcgATTATTTCCGAGTACTCCCCGAATTGCAGATTACTCCTAAACGGTCCCAACCGAGTACTTCCCGAGTAACAATTTTTTACATTGCTCATGTAATTAGTCTAGTTGCCATCCACCAGATGAATCCACCATTTATCATGCATTGAGTACATGTACGTTACAAGTATTTAATGCATAATAATTTTGGATTTATTAAAATATGGAGTGGATAGATCATTACCCTTTCTGTATACATGGTAGaaattactatttatatatatatatatatatatatatatatatatatatatatatatatatatatatatatatatatataattttttttttttttttttttttttttttcaaaaaacacATGGTAGAAATTATACCTTTGAGAATTGACGTCGGTTTCTCATGGAAGTATAAAGAGTAGGAAAAACCGGATGAGCACAGTAGCAGAACGCGTATAAGCTAATAGCCGAAGGTACTCCACTCCAATTTACAACCTTACCCTTTTCATGAAAACCAATACCATCAAACGCACCAGCCCACAAGATCGAGCCTACGATGATCACGGAGGCTAAAACTCCAGTTGCCGATACATACGAAAGGATGCTCATGTTGTCTGACCAAATAGTAGGGAGTATAACGATAGCAACAAGGACCATAAATCCACTTTTCGCACCAATACGAGTGCCATAGATATTAAAATCTATGTCCGCGAATAAGTTGCTCAAATTATCACCTTCTAGGATTATAAAACCTGTTGCAACTAAGTAGAGCTCTACATTCATCGAGATCGAAACTAACATTCTTCCTGTTTTCCCAAATGCACGATCACCAATATCGGGGTAACTTTTTATTGTTTCGTCAGCATCCATACATCTTTTGATTAATAATCCAGTGTAGAAAGTTGAGCTGGCAATTACGATGAGTAGTATCAAGCTCAACCATCCTCCTGATGCTAATGCGTACGGAACGGAAAGTATCCCGATTCCTGATATCACAATTCGAAACGAAAAAAGCAAGTTTTGTTAGAATTAGCTTTTGTTGTATATATAGAAATTTATGAGTTTGTGACCTAAGTACTTTATAAAGAGGAGTTAAAAAAGAACCTGAGAGAGCATTGAGACCATTGAAACAAGTACTGATGAAAGAAGCATTGCCTATGCTTATGCATTGCTCATCTTTTGCATTCTTTTCCATATCCCCATTGCCAAACAATAGTGGTATTGTAACTGAGTGTTCTTCCTGTTTTATAGCCTCCATTTAAATGTTCGTTTACAGAAAAAGAGAGATATGGTTTCTAGTGTAAATAGTTTTAGGTACAAATCTCTCTTAACTTCTATTCTTATATAGTTGCAACTTTCCACTGTTTAACAAACCCCGTGTTGTACGTATATTGGTGGGGCTACTTTACTATTATTGGGACTCCAATGGAAGAACAAATATGCACGTGTTTATATATTGTCTTTGGGAAAATATTTGAACATTTGTATTGGCAGGGCAAACATCAACGAAATTTTAAATGTTTTATTTGACCGATAGTAAATTCTTAAAATTGTCCTGACTGGTTATATTTAAGTAAGTTCGATAGAGATTAATTCAACTACTTAATAAAAAGAGTATACTAATTAAAAAATATTGAAATTTGTATAAAAGTTGCGAGCAATAACAATTAAActatataatttaaaaataaagGGTCTGAATATCTATTAACCATAAAAGTGAATCGTGAGTGATAGGAATTTTGAATCAACTAAATATGACTCCGTATGGAAGAGATATGAACAATGCGGTGACCGCTCGAAATGCGAGTCTCAGTGTCGGTCCCTAGAATTTAAATACTTAGAACGAGGTGAAAAAAGTCTTTAGTCTGTGATGAATAACATAAGCTATTTTAAAAAAACCCTTACGCTCTAAcgaataatatttgtatttttaaaaaaAGCCCTTTGGGCCTTGCTAGAATGATAGTTTACTATGATTTTGCTTTTTCTAGAGCCTTTGATTGTTGTTTTTGGGCATATTGTATTTCGCATTCGCTGCTTCATTTGTATTTCTCTAATTCCAATGTTTCTCGGATCTCCAATTATGTCTATATACATTAAAAAATGGGTCCCTAAAAACTCTGTGCCCCGAGCGGTCGATCATTTTGTTCCTCCTCCGGGCCTTCCCTGGCGAGCCTTCACCATTTTGACCGTATCTCTTTCATAAGTCATATTTGATTGAATCAAAAGCTCAAACGTTTTTAATTCAAAGAATTACAAATCCCAGTTCTTATAAAAAATTTTAAGGTAATCACAACCTAGCATTCATTTTGTCTCTTGATAGTTCCGCCATTTAAAATATCCATGTTATTATTTGGTCCACATATTTTAGAGCCCTCTTATGATATTCTGATTCCGTGGAATATTTATTTGTAttaatgtgtttttttttttttttttttttttttgtcaaaaatatatattattattttgtcttattattatattactttttAACCCGTGTATACTATAGTATAGTAAACCATGACCTATTATTATATTACTTTTTTAAAGTCCAAATATGGTAGTGTTCATCACGAGATACACATAAACAATGTGCTTTTAAAGTTTAATTCAAATAGCTACACTATCAATAATTATTATCTTATCAGAGAGCCCACACGTAATTAAGGCCAATAGCTAGTATTTGTGAATACAAGCAtgtgttaaataaataaataaaaatattaatcgtGTTCATTTTGACATACGGCTACAGCCAAGAATTAATTCTGACAAGAGACATAGACTTAGATTTCTATTCTATATCCTGTCCAATTTGTGGCCACAATCTTGAAACGGATAATCACTTATTTTTACGTTGTTGTGAGTCTATGGATAATGATAGTCAAGATTCAAGTGGTTGAAATTTTACCTTGACAAACCCAAATATTAGGGAACTCCTAACCTTTACGGACTCAAATAATGAATATGAAGATTTCAGAGCATTTTTTGACATAGTGATTCATACTGTGGAAGTATAGAAACGAAATCTAAGGAACTTAGCTTGTTCCTATGGAAATTCCCCTTGGTTTAATTTATAGTTTTGTTTTCATTTATTTGGATTTTAAATTTAAGTAGGAAGATACATTTGACAATTGATTATGGTTTAGTATCTTCTAACCTTTTgtatgtacttttatgttataaacTTGGATTGTAAGTAAACCTTTGTGCCTGAAACGGTACCGACTCCGGATTaatctttgaatcgtgtgaacactttcttaaTCGAATATTTCAACCCTATTAGCCACGGAttacacgaagtttcgattgggataagacaaatATGAGATTGTTGTCTTGGCTAAAAGTAAACAATCAAACAATTGCAGAGATGTATCTTCTAATTGTTTAAGGTTGAAAGTGTGTGTGAAAGGTTAAAATTCTAgaacctttttcaaatacacaaagggtgtatttataatgggtcaaaagacttcatgaaaagtcacaacctttgattcaCACCCATTAGTGACTTGAAagttaatattaatgtatttagacttaaaatggtctaaaaacaaggaaaaatcggaattaaatgccctggaacaaccccaaaacgtttggagttcaaatgtgccttttgggttgaaaaagCGCCTTTTCAGTGAGTCAATGTTAAGCCGCGCCGCGCCCTTGAGAGCCGTGCCGCGGGCTAACAAAGCACGACACTTCTAAACAGGCAAAAACTCTCGACATCAAAAACACGCCTTAAGCCGCGCAGCGGGTGGTGAGGCCACGCCGCAGCTTAATGAAGACTactgtaacaccctgaattttataCATCAGAAAGTGTCACCAGAAAATGTCACCAGAGAGTGTTCTcagaagtgccactaaaagtgaacctaacacttatgcattttcagattttacatcagaatcagaatctgacAACTTCAGTCCCTGAAATGAAAATGGAAATCTGGTTGCCAGTTAAGCCACGCCGTGGGCCATTATAGGCGCGCCGCGGCTAGCATAGTtaaggtgttttagaattttgagAAACGGCTGTCTTCGGTTTTGCCTAAGAGCCGCGCCGCGGGGCCATATGGCCGCGACGCGCCTCTGTCAGGTGCCAAGTCCGAATTTCAGCTATTTTAAGGGTTTAAAGAGTGGCAGTTTCGTCTTTTCGCATGGTGAACGGTTTGGTGACCACAAAAACTGGTCAAGCTTCATCTTATCCCCTTTTTCCCCCCTCTTTTCTTTCTCTCATCTCTCCCAACTTTCTAGAGTGAGAAAacccacttttagagagagaaagctctgtTCTAGGAGGAAGGAGGTCGATtcgtgtcacaccccctaaatgggaccgggggtcatatgtgactaaccaatatcataacacaagtgtaaaacgagaacgactctatatgagacgttttaattataaaccaatgtattaaagcaacAGAAAGTATAAGTCATTACAATTGAATCCTTAAAAATGTAAATGTAaactaaatgttttaatgcaatgatataaatgataaaatgcgaatttcaaaagcagcaaagtccaaatagtaaataatctttagcactcttcacctgagataaaacatgcttaaagtgtcaaccaaaaatggttgagtgaacaacataggtttataatagtgtttagaccacaagatttagttataaagtttaatcagttcgttagtagtgctgaggtgtatgatatcgaaactaaataatttaccccgtgatcactttattcgtttgtgtcgttaaatcattattatgtatccattgaccaacggtcatccggatagagacgtcactctcaatagcgctacccacaacaattaagcttgccaaaattccagcaaataacgatatcatggcagggattaagcattaaacaaagcatgtcatagcacagtttgaactaatcaaaataaagttttcattgtgtctaagcgtaaaacagtttgaaagcaagcatgtgtctcaccccaaaagttgtaaaacagttatgaaatagtaaaaagtggggctatgaagttcaccttagtagcaaatagatattccacgcaagtagtaagaaCGAAGTATGTaaccggagatctcaacctagagatataatgtttaattagttaaggtctaatagacataaagtttgtttattaatatagcaaactatattaacagtgacggttttcgagaaaagttactatttctcaaaagcttctatatttggaaacctactatttatgaaaagcttccaattatagtaagcttctagtttaagaatgttcgggttataatccttaacaaagatgttgtacaatctcgcccaaacttcgttgctaacatgcaagtcactcgaatgatctattgttaccaagcggcccaggatctcttgaccagaatctaagtcttggcattcgagatccacaagcgtcccataatggtaacaagaatcaccctaggccacaagtagtggtgatgtttgtagtctttgtacgctatatttaattataaccttcacgttaatagtgtatacacataacaagtttTTAATATACttactagttttatatatatatatatatatatatatatatatatatatatatatatatatatatatatatatatatatatatatacatgttacatataataataagtatacataatagttgattaattaaatgataatactattattagtaaaacTTATACACTTaaatatatagtaacacttaattacactaaatatattatcacttatatatatatatatatatatatatatatatatatatatatatatatatatatatatatatatatatatatatatatatataagtgataatatatttagtgtaattaagtgttactatatagttaagtgtataagttttactaataatagtattatcatttaattaatcaactattatgtatacttattattatatgtaacatgtataaatatacacctatgtgatacatacatacatatatttttttattactacTATACATGTTTAtaactatatagtatatatatatattaggtgtaggtgttacatatatataaatgtaagttgatacatatatgtatatatatatatatatatatatatatatatatatatatatatatatatatatatatatatatatatatatatatatatatatatatatatataggggcaagatcaatggggaagtaaccaatcggggggaagtggggggaagcaaaaattttttttttcgtttttttggaattttttttccggcatcaagatcacacgaaaatatgaacatttagaagagacacttcgtgatgagtgttattatttaggcgggaaaacgatcgacaaaaataacattcaagataatattgttcgtgaagaatatgaatgtttttttttcttcatgttttgtgaagtaaaatttagcccgatttagagtttagggtttagggtttagggtttagggtttagggtttagggtttggtgttttgggtttattccataaacccaaaacaccaaaccttaaaccctaaaccctaaaccctaaactctaaaccgttcgtgttaaaaactcaatctaaatcctaaatctaaaccctaaatttctaaaccctaatatctaaaccctataaaccctaatatctaaaccctaatatctaaaccctaatatctaaatcccaatagctaaaacctcaacatacgctcgaaaaacacgataattgtcatatattacttcttcgagcgtttttccgccaaaataaaaaacatttatcacaaagtgtctctactaaatattcatattttcatcccatctataatattcgtgaacaaatttttttcaaaaaacgaaaaaaaaaagtttttgcctccccccgcttccccccgattggttacttccctcttgatcctacgactatatatatatatatatatatatatatatatatatatatatatatatatatatatatatatatatatatatatatatatgcacttattacttttcttattatattTACTACCCttatataatacacattcatacatacatacatacgtacatatacatacatatataatcatacatATATACCTATGTATCTATTtgcatatacacaaacatatacctacttatatgtgatgacccggaaaatttcgactaatttaaaccaattctctatatgatttaatattatgtaaaccggtatatatatatatatatatatatatatatatatatatatatatatatatatatatatatatatatatattataagatgtacaagtaaaacactatttgctacagtaaaaacgactttgctacagtaaaacactatttgctacagtgaaaacgactttgctacagtagctgcagtgaaaacgactttgctacagtaaaacactatttgctgtaaacactatttactacagtaaacactatttgctatagtaaacactatttgatgtcgacgaactagcaaaataAAGCGGATCAGGCAgaaacactgaaaacccatgcgatcgcatgagctacagtaaatggaaaagtactataaatacgccagtttgctcgacgagaTTAGGCAcagttttctttcttttctttcttctgtgatcagttatatttataaattataatttataatttaagtttaataataataaggtatatacgcgggtgtttttaattcgggtttcaaaccgttttaaactaaggaaatattgggtattgttcggggtattgttcttgaatacaAGGTCAAACATACAGTCGTCTACCTTCattacgtctacgtaatttgcctacaatattgagtctcaatattaaaccgtgagtttatagatccctttttaaatactttaaatatttttgggctgagaatacatgcaatttattttaaacgcaataagacacaagtacatactaaattctacactgagttaaactgaaaattccttagctttggtaactagtagctgccagtacataggatatggactggtgggcgcgaataattgtatatggatccatagggcttgacatccccgtccgagctagagcgctagccttttaacggacgtatgttatttgagtttatgacacgttggtttgcgtgtattaaaacgaatggggtaattatcattataacattaaagtttagttaccagggtgctctgttacgtagaatctattgataaatttttgatga
This genomic window from Rutidosis leptorrhynchoides isolate AG116_Rl617_1_P2 chromosome 2, CSIRO_AGI_Rlap_v1, whole genome shotgun sequence contains:
- the LOC139891938 gene encoding pentatricopeptide repeat-containing protein At2g36730, with amino-acid sequence MRCCSSNKPLELTYAAMFKACALLYSLEEGRQVHVDCLKRGLDSDVYVCNTMIHFYGSCKKIINARKVFDEMTHTSVVSWNTIISAFLKVSWFYESLEYYMRMRVNGIEPNETTKVVVLSVCAELGNLTIGKCVHTRIIVNGLKLTCQLGTALVNMYAKCGDLSRASLVFETMRVRNVWTWSAMIHGLAQHGLARRALLLFKKMKDDLVEPNDVTFIGVLFACSHAGLVEDGCRFFDEMKHVYGIKPRLTHYGAMVDVLGRSGRLNEAYNFIMNMEIKPDPTVWRTLLSACSVHNDIDFDGVGEKVQKRLLDLEPRWSGNLVIIANKYADVCKWNDAAQLRKMMKVTGLKKMAAESCIEVKGSNFRFLSGYDSQASSVNIYLLIDGLSLNMKSSNICYI
- the LOC139891937 gene encoding amino acid transporter AVT1I-like: MEAIKQEEHSVTIPLLFGNGDMEKNAKDEQCISIGNASFISTCFNGLNALSGIGILSVPYALASGGWLSLILLIVIASSTFYTGLLIKRCMDADETIKSYPDIGDRAFGKTGRMLVSISMNVELYLVATGFIILEGDNLSNLFADIDFNIYGTRIGAKSGFMVLVAIVILPTIWSDNMSILSYVSATGVLASVIIVGSILWAGAFDGIGFHEKGKVVNWSGVPSAISLYAFCYCAHPVFPTLYTSMRNRRQFSKVLFVCFTICTITYSLMAVIGYLMFGSNLESQITLNLPTNNISSRIAIWTTLITPIAKYALMLTPIVNAIEAQFQSSHNIKMNRFLIRTILMISTVVVALSIPSFGYLMSLVGALLSSTASITIPCLCYLKISGIYRKIGIELVFIGLVVLIGLIVTVVGTYVSLVDIISHL